A genomic region of Brevibacillus sp. JNUCC-41 contains the following coding sequences:
- a CDS encoding Ldh family oxidoreductase, which translates to MKRYNESALKSFCEELLGKIGMSTLDSGVVADSLVTANMEGVDSHGISRLPIYSKRFLDNRINITPNIHLQEKGPSVLVVDGDNGLGHVISYHSILKGIEMAKSTGTAAIAIKNSNHFGTASYFCKLAAEQNLVCIGFTNSPPGIAPWGGKKAFFGTNPIAFGFPTDDDKPVIIDLSTSIVARGKIILAANQGKEIPEGWAIDSEGQPTTSAEAALDGSVLPLGGAKGAALALAVEILTGVLSGAAFGPKVKNLYDEKEIEPANVGHFFILLDIEKFIDLEVFFLSINMLLKEMKAVPKALGSSEIRYPGERRRQEALNSLKEGIQLPDSVLGELVRLGEQFDIPFPHPMKTDLLT; encoded by the coding sequence GTAGTGGCAGATTCGTTAGTTACAGCGAATATGGAAGGGGTAGACAGCCATGGCATTAGTAGACTTCCAATTTATTCTAAAAGATTTTTAGATAACAGAATAAATATAACACCTAATATTCACCTTCAGGAAAAAGGCCCTTCTGTATTGGTAGTTGATGGAGACAATGGTCTCGGGCACGTAATCAGTTACCATTCTATTTTAAAAGGTATTGAAATGGCTAAAAGTACAGGTACAGCTGCCATCGCTATTAAAAATAGTAATCATTTTGGTACAGCTTCATATTTTTGTAAGTTAGCGGCTGAGCAAAACCTAGTATGTATCGGATTTACTAATTCACCTCCAGGCATTGCTCCTTGGGGAGGAAAAAAAGCATTTTTTGGTACAAACCCTATCGCTTTTGGATTTCCAACAGATGATGATAAGCCGGTAATCATTGATTTATCTACAAGTATAGTAGCAAGGGGAAAAATTATCTTAGCTGCCAATCAAGGAAAGGAAATACCTGAAGGCTGGGCAATAGATAGTGAAGGTCAGCCGACTACTAGCGCAGAAGCTGCTCTTGATGGGTCGGTATTACCTCTGGGCGGAGCTAAAGGAGCGGCTTTAGCCTTAGCTGTAGAGATTTTGACAGGTGTACTATCAGGGGCTGCCTTTGGGCCAAAAGTAAAAAATTTATATGATGAAAAAGAGATTGAACCTGCAAATGTCGGGCACTTTTTTATTTTATTGGACATTGAAAAATTTATTGACCTTGAGGTATTTTTTCTATCTATTAATATGCTATTAAAAGAAATGAAAGCGGTTCCTAAAGCGTTGGGAAGTAGTGAGATACGATATCCTGGGGAACGAAGGAGACAGGAGGCTCTAAATAGTTTAAAAGAAGGAATTCAATTGCCGGACAGTGTTTTAGGAGAACTGGTTAGATTGGGTGAACAGTTTGACATCCCTTTTCCACACCCCATGAAAACAGACCTTCTGACTTAA
- a CDS encoding FadR/GntR family transcriptional regulator, whose protein sequence is MIVNRKGVSEQVADNIKKRIQDGVYKEGEKILGERDMALELQVSRNTVREAYKILEAYGYLTVKHGTGVFISSPEYQIQKMTEAFFVSSDQVKDFFSVRKVLEESTVKWSIENSDLEQVDQLDRIINEAKEVAKTNTNFERLAELDHKFHLTLANNSKNMVLIRIMHFLIDLLSESRMKTIQIPGRAIQSVQEHSKILEAIKQKDIVLAQRYMKEHLESVEKSITENN, encoded by the coding sequence ATGATTGTCAATAGAAAAGGGGTCTCGGAACAGGTTGCAGATAATATAAAAAAAAGAATCCAAGATGGGGTATATAAAGAAGGTGAAAAAATCCTGGGTGAAAGAGATATGGCCTTAGAACTTCAAGTAAGTAGAAACACGGTTAGAGAAGCTTATAAAATTCTTGAAGCTTATGGGTACTTGACTGTCAAACATGGCACAGGTGTTTTTATTTCTTCACCAGAATATCAAATACAAAAAATGACAGAGGCTTTTTTTGTATCTTCCGATCAGGTAAAAGATTTTTTTTCAGTTCGAAAAGTTTTAGAAGAATCCACAGTAAAGTGGTCCATTGAAAACTCTGATTTAGAACAAGTTGATCAATTAGATCGAATTATTAATGAAGCAAAAGAAGTCGCAAAAACTAACACAAACTTTGAAAGGCTAGCAGAATTGGACCATAAATTCCACTTAACTCTGGCCAATAACTCTAAAAATATGGTACTTATTAGGATTATGCATTTTCTCATCGACTTATTGTCTGAATCTCGAATGAAAACGATTCAGATCCCAGGACGTGCTATACAATCCGTACAGGAACATAGCAAAATCCTTGAAGCCATTAAGCAAAAGGATATCGTATTGGCACAAAGGTACATGAAAGAGCATTTAGAAAGTGTTGAGAAGTCCATTACCGAGAACAATTAA